The genomic interval CTTTTGCAGCAAAAATCACCATCATTAAACATAATGCCAATGATATTATAAGCAACATTTCGTCTGTCAAAAGGTGTTTTGCTTTTTTAAAAATTGTCGGAATAATAAAGATTCCGCCTAAGAACCAAATGATTAAAAAGAAAACTAATTTTAAGACAGATTGCAATAATTCTGTTCCAGAAACTTGATCGCTTACTGCAATCGTTGATAATAAAACGAGCATTAAAATCGCAACAATGTCTTCAACAATTAAAGCCCCAAATACAATTCCGACGAACTTTTTTCCTTTAACTCCTAATTCATCAAAAGCTCTAATGATAATGGTTGTTGAAGAAATAGAAAGCGTTGCTCCAAGAAAAATACTATCCATTTTTCCCCAGCCCATCCATTGTCCAACGCAAAACCCGACTAATGTCATGAATAAAATCTGGGTTATGGCGGTAACAGACGAGGTGCCTCCAACCTTCATTAGTTTCTTAAAGCTGAATTCGAGTCCTAAACTAAAAAGTAAAAATATAACCCCGATTTCTGCCCAAACTTCAACACTTTTCATGTCTGTAATAGAAGGAAAGAAATCGAAATGGTTTCCGGCTAAAAATCCTGCAATCAGGTAACCTAAAACCAAAGGTTGTTTCATTTTTTTAAACAATAGAACGGCAATTCCAGCTGTCATCAGGATTAATCCCAAATCACTAATTAGAGGTTGTAGATGGTGTGTACTTTCGGCAGCGGCATTTAATGCAATCATATAAAAACGTGGTATTTTTTTTTAAGGAGCTGATCCAGCTTTTCATTTCAAGCTTTTGTTCAAAAACGCCTATTTTTTGGCGCCGTTTCAGGAGCTTCCGTTGGTCGCTCTGTAACGGCAAAAAAATATGGCTTTTTTCACAAAAGGCTTTTCATTTCAATCTGGGCTAAACTCTGGATTTAAATAAAAAAAGCTATCTCGATAAAGATAGCTTTTTTTGGTAAAATATTTGGTGTTTTTCTTTAAATTCCTGTGTAATTACTAGGCGTTATTGATAATAATTCTGCTCGAACAGCATCAGAAACTTCCAAAGTTGCAATAAAATTATGAATTGCATTTTTGTCAATAGCTTCGTTTGTTCTTGTTAAACCTTTTAAAGCTTCATACGGATTTGGGTAAGCTTCACGACGCAAAATAGTCTGAATTGCCTCAGCCACAACTGCCCAGTTTCTTTCTAAATCTTCGGCAAATTTACTTTCGTTTAAAAGTAATTTATTCAAACCTTTTAAAGTTGCTTCAAAAGCGATAATTGTATGTCCAAAAGGAACTCCAACGTTACGTAAAACAGTGCTGTCAGTTAAATCGCGCTGTAATCTTGAGATTGGTAATTTTGCAGAAAGATGTTCAAAAATAGCATTTGCAATTCCTAAGTTTCCTTCAGAGTTTTCAAAATCAATTGGGTTAACTTTATGTGGCATTGCAGAAGAACCGATTTCTCCAGCTTTGATTTTTTGTTTAAAATAATCCATCGAAACATACGTCCAAATGTCACGGTCTAAATCGATGATAATCGTGTTGATTCTTTTTAAAGCATCAAAAAAAGCAGCAAAATGATCGTAATGCTCAATTTGAGTTGTTGGGAAAGAATGTTTTAAACCAAGATCTGTTTCAACAAATTTATTTCCGAATTGTTTCCAGTCAATTTGCGGATACGCTACATGGTGTGCATTGAAGTTTCCTGTTGCACCACCAAATTTAGCGGCAAACGGAATGTTGAATAACAAACGCATTTGCTCTTCTAAACGCTCTACGAATACCAAGATTTCTTTTCCTAAACGAGTAGGAGAGGCTGGTTGTCCGTGCGTGCGAGCCAACATCGGAATGTCTTTCCATTCAACACATAATTCTTTTAATTTTGCAATTACAGCAATTAAAGTCGGCATATAAACTTGCTCAAACGCTTCTTTTGTAGAAAGCGGAATTGCAGTATTATTAATATCTTGAGATGTTAATCCGAAGTGAATGAACTCTTTATATTGAGATAAACCCAATTTTTCAAAAGCATCTTTTATGAAATACTCAACCGCTTTTACGTCGTGGTTGGTTACTTTTTCTGTTTCTTTAATCCAAAGTGCATCTTCAGTTGAGAAGTTTTTGTAGATATTTCTCAAGCTTTCAAACAAACTAGAATCAATACCTTGCAATTGTGGTAATGGAATTTGGCATAAAGCAATGAAGTATTCCACTTCAACCAAAACACGGTATTTTATTAAAGCTTCTTCAGAGAAAAAAGGGGCTAAATTTTGAGTTTTATTTCTATATCTTCCATCAATTGGCGATATAGCATTCAATTCGTTTAGAGTAGTCATTGTTATGTTGTTTTTCGAAAGGTGCAAATATAAACAGAATTTGCGGATTTAAAGTAATCAGAAAGTCAATTGAATAAATTTAAAAAGAGAAAAATAGAACATAACACAAATTTCACGAATTGACACGGATTTTTTTGGCAACTTGATAGATAACGCAAAAGATTCGTGTCAATTCGTGAAATTTGTGTTCATTAAATTATGTGTTTAAATCGATTTTAATTTCTCTCTCAAATCCGCAACTCCTTCAGAGGCAAATTTTGCAATTGTTTCTACTTTATTTCTAATATTCGGAATCGCAATTGGTTTTGGATCAATATAAAAAACAGGCGTTGTACTTGGAGCATAAGCAATTAAGCCAGCCGCAGGATAAACTTGTAGCGAAGT from Flavobacterium sp. YJ01 carries:
- the purB gene encoding adenylosuccinate lyase → MTTLNELNAISPIDGRYRNKTQNLAPFFSEEALIKYRVLVEVEYFIALCQIPLPQLQGIDSSLFESLRNIYKNFSTEDALWIKETEKVTNHDVKAVEYFIKDAFEKLGLSQYKEFIHFGLTSQDINNTAIPLSTKEAFEQVYMPTLIAVIAKLKELCVEWKDIPMLARTHGQPASPTRLGKEILVFVERLEEQMRLLFNIPFAAKFGGATGNFNAHHVAYPQIDWKQFGNKFVETDLGLKHSFPTTQIEHYDHFAAFFDALKRINTIIIDLDRDIWTYVSMDYFKQKIKAGEIGSSAMPHKVNPIDFENSEGNLGIANAIFEHLSAKLPISRLQRDLTDSTVLRNVGVPFGHTIIAFEATLKGLNKLLLNESKFAEDLERNWAVVAEAIQTILRREAYPNPYEALKGLTRTNEAIDKNAIHNFIATLEVSDAVRAELLSITPSNYTGI